One window of Pseudomonas sp. FP198 genomic DNA carries:
- the dapE gene encoding succinyl-diaminopimelate desuccinylase, with the protein MTAHADLSPTLQLACDLIRRPSVTPVDADCQKLMMQRLGDAGFKLEPMRIEDVDNFWASHGKHDGPVLCFAGHTDVVPTGPVQAWQLDPFDAIIDEQGMLCGRGAADMKGSLAAMVVAAERFVADYPDHQGSITFLITSDEEGPAHHGTKAVVERLKARQERLDWCIVGEPSSTTLVGDVVKNGRRGSLGAKLTVRGKQGHVAYPHLAKNPIHLAAPALAELAAEHWDHGNDFFPPTSFQISNLNSGTGATNVIPGDLEAVFNFRFSTESTVEGLQQRVADILDKHQLDWNIDWALSGLPFLTEPGALLDAVSSSIKDVTGRETKASTSGGTSDGRFIATMGTQVVELGPVNATIHQVNERVLAADLDVLTEIYYKTLIKLLA; encoded by the coding sequence ATGACGGCCCACGCCGACCTCTCGCCGACCCTGCAACTCGCCTGCGACCTGATCCGCCGTCCGTCCGTGACGCCGGTGGATGCCGATTGCCAGAAACTGATGATGCAGCGCCTGGGCGACGCCGGTTTTAAGCTCGAACCCATGCGTATCGAGGATGTGGATAACTTCTGGGCCAGCCATGGCAAGCATGACGGTCCGGTATTGTGCTTCGCCGGTCACACCGATGTGGTCCCGACCGGCCCGGTGCAGGCCTGGCAGCTCGACCCGTTCGATGCGATCATCGACGAACAGGGCATGCTCTGCGGCCGTGGCGCCGCGGACATGAAAGGCAGCCTGGCGGCGATGGTCGTGGCGGCCGAACGGTTCGTCGCCGACTACCCGGATCACCAGGGCTCGATCACCTTCCTGATCACCAGCGACGAAGAGGGCCCGGCCCACCATGGCACCAAAGCCGTGGTCGAGCGCCTCAAGGCCCGCCAGGAACGCCTGGACTGGTGCATCGTTGGCGAGCCGTCGAGCACCACGCTGGTGGGTGATGTGGTGAAGAATGGCCGTCGCGGTTCCCTCGGCGCAAAACTGACGGTGCGCGGCAAGCAGGGCCACGTGGCTTATCCACACTTGGCGAAGAACCCGATCCACCTGGCCGCGCCCGCCCTGGCCGAATTGGCCGCCGAGCACTGGGATCACGGCAACGATTTCTTCCCGCCGACCAGTTTCCAGATCTCCAACCTCAACTCCGGCACCGGCGCGACCAACGTGATCCCCGGTGACCTGGAAGCCGTGTTCAATTTCCGCTTCTCCACCGAATCCACCGTCGAAGGCCTGCAGCAGCGGGTCGCCGACATCCTCGACAAGCATCAACTGGACTGGAACATCGACTGGGCGTTGTCCGGCCTGCCGTTCCTCACCGAACCGGGCGCGCTGCTCGACGCCGTGTCGTCGAGCATCAAGGACGTCACCGGCCGCGAGACCAAGGCCTCCACCAGCGGCGGCACCTCCGACGGTCGCTTCATCGCGACCATGGGCACTCAAGTGGTTGAGCTGGGGCCGGTCAACGCGACGATCCACCAGGTCAACGAACGCGTGCTGGCCGCCGATCTCGACGTGCTGACCGAGATCTACTACAAGACGCTCATCAAGTTGCTCGCCTGA
- the dapD gene encoding 2,3,4,5-tetrahydropyridine-2,6-dicarboxylate N-succinyltransferase yields the protein MSTTLFSLAFGVGTQNREGAWLEVFYAQPLLNPSVEIVAAIAPILGYSEGNQAITFTTAQASQLAEALRNVDAAQAKLLTRLAESHKPLVATLLAEDAQLASTPEAYLKLHLLSHRLVKPHGLNLAGIFPLLPNVAWTSQGAIDLAELAEHQLEARLRGELLEVFSVDKFPKMTDYVVPAGVRIADAARLRLGAYVGEGTTVMHEGFVNFNAGTEGPGMIEGRVSAGVFVGKGSDLGGGCSTMGTLSGGGNIVIKVGEGCLIGANAGIGIPLGDRNTVESGLYVTAGTKVALLDENNQLVKVVKARDLAGQPDLLFRRNSETGAVECKTHKSAIELNEALHAHN from the coding sequence ATGTCCACTACCCTGTTCAGCCTGGCCTTTGGTGTCGGCACTCAAAACCGTGAAGGCGCCTGGCTGGAAGTCTTCTACGCCCAACCGCTGCTCAACCCGTCGGTCGAGATCGTTGCCGCCATCGCGCCGATCCTTGGCTACAGCGAAGGCAACCAGGCCATCACGTTCACCACGGCCCAGGCCTCGCAACTGGCTGAAGCGCTGCGCAACGTCGACGCCGCGCAAGCCAAGCTGCTGACCCGCCTGGCTGAAAGCCACAAGCCGCTGGTCGCCACGCTGCTGGCCGAAGATGCCCAACTGGCATCCACGCCTGAGGCGTACCTCAAGCTGCACCTGTTGTCCCATCGCCTGGTCAAGCCTCACGGCCTGAACCTGGCCGGCATCTTCCCACTGCTGCCGAACGTGGCCTGGACCAGCCAGGGCGCGATCGACCTGGCCGAACTGGCCGAGCACCAGCTCGAAGCCCGTCTGCGTGGCGAGTTACTGGAAGTGTTCTCGGTGGACAAATTCCCGAAGATGACCGACTACGTGGTTCCGGCCGGCGTGCGTATCGCCGACGCCGCGCGCCTGCGCCTGGGCGCCTATGTGGGCGAAGGCACCACGGTGATGCACGAAGGTTTCGTCAACTTCAACGCCGGTACCGAAGGGCCGGGGATGATCGAAGGCCGGGTCTCGGCGGGTGTGTTCGTCGGCAAGGGCTCGGACCTGGGCGGCGGTTGCTCGACCATGGGCACCCTGTCGGGTGGTGGCAACATCGTGATCAAGGTTGGCGAAGGCTGCCTGATCGGCGCCAACGCCGGCATCGGCATTCCGTTGGGCGATCGCAACACCGTGGAGTCGGGCCTGTACGTGACCGCCGGCACCAAGGTCGCGCTGCTGGATGAGAACAACCAACTGGTCAAAGTGGTCAAGGCTCGCGACCTGGCCGGCCAGCCGGATCTGCTGTTCCGGCGCAACTCCGAGACCGGCGCAGTGGAATGCAAGACCCACAAGTCGGCCATCGAGCTGAACGAAGCACTGCACGCGCATAACTGA
- a CDS encoding putative RNA methyltransferase yields the protein MLACPICNEPLNAVDNGVACPAGHRFDRARQGYLNLLPVQHKNSRDPGDNQAMVEARRDFLNAGHYAPVARRLAELAAERGPGRWLDIGCGEGYYTAQLADALPGADGYALDISREAVKRACKRNPQLTWLIASMARVPLADGCCQFLASVFSPLDWQEAKRLLSPGGGLMKVGPTRGHLMELRERLYDEVREYTDDKHLALVPSGMALDHSETLEFKLTLDNGQDRANLLAMTPHGWRASAERRASVIEQAEPFEVSVSMRYDYFVLQ from the coding sequence ATGCTCGCCTGCCCGATCTGCAATGAACCCTTGAATGCGGTGGACAACGGCGTGGCATGCCCCGCCGGGCATCGTTTCGACCGCGCGCGGCAGGGTTACCTGAACCTGCTGCCGGTGCAGCACAAGAACAGCCGCGACCCTGGCGACAATCAGGCGATGGTCGAGGCCCGCCGCGATTTCCTCAACGCTGGCCATTACGCCCCGGTCGCCCGGCGCCTGGCTGAACTGGCCGCCGAACGCGGGCCCGGACGCTGGCTGGACATTGGCTGTGGCGAAGGTTACTACACCGCGCAACTCGCCGATGCCCTGCCCGGCGCCGATGGCTACGCCCTGGATATTTCCCGCGAAGCCGTCAAGCGCGCCTGCAAACGCAACCCCCAGCTGACCTGGTTGATCGCCAGCATGGCGCGGGTGCCGCTGGCCGACGGCTGCTGCCAGTTCCTCGCCAGCGTGTTCAGCCCGTTGGACTGGCAGGAGGCCAAGCGCCTGCTCAGCCCCGGCGGCGGCTTGATGAAAGTCGGGCCTACCCGCGGCCACCTGATGGAGCTGCGCGAGCGGCTGTATGACGAGGTTCGCGAATACACCGATGACAAACACCTGGCCCTGGTGCCGTCGGGGATGGCGCTGGATCACAGTGAAACCCTTGAGTTCAAGCTCACGCTCGACAACGGCCAGGATCGCGCCAACCTGCTGGCGATGACGCCCCACGGCTGGCGCGCCAGCGCCGAACGCCGCGCCAGCGTGATCGAGCAGGCCGAGCCGTTCGAGGTCAGCGTGTCGATGCGCTACGATTATTTCGTTCTTCAGTAA
- the plsB gene encoding glycerol-3-phosphate 1-O-acyltransferase PlsB: MTRSPFRRLVFGTLRRLLYLWVRSETINQSSFTLNLDRSRPVFYVLQDPSLTDLAVLDTECTKAGLPRPVLPVSVGGLLEPAAFFYLTPAPDWLGRQDKRGAPPTLTRLVDELTHNAAEDAQIIPVSVFWGQSPDSESSPWKLLFADSWAVTGRLRRLLSIMILGRKTRVQFSAPIHLRELIEHDKGHERTVRMAQRILRVHFRNLKAAVIGPDISHRRNLVKGLLNQPLVKQAILEEAEREKIPAEKAKAQALRYGNEIASDYTYTAIRFLEVVLSWFWNKIYDGIKVNHIEGVQNVAQGHEVIYVPCHRSHIDYLLLSYLLFRNGLTPPHIAAGINLNMPVIGGLLRRGGAFFMRRTFKGNPLYTAVFNEYLHTLFTKGFPVEYFVEGGRSRTGRMLQPKTGMLAITLRSFLRSSRMPIVFVPVYIGYERVLEGRTYLGELRGASKKKESIFDIFKVIGALKQRFGQVAVNFGEPIKLAEFLDGEQPGWRQQELGPQFKPDWLNATTNRLGERVARHLNEAAAINPVNLVALALLSTSRLALDDHAMARVLDLYLALLRKVPYSPHTTLPEGDGQALIEHVKGMDLLSEQKDALGKILYLDEQNAVLMTYYRNNVLHIFALPALLASFFQSSSRMSREQILRYTRALYPYLQSELFIRWSLEELDAVVDQWLDAFVEQGLLRFEKDLYLRPAPSSRHFVLLTLLSKSIAQTLQRFYMTVSLLLNSGQNSISAEELEDLCTVMAQRLSILHGLNAPEFFDKSLFRHFIQTMLDLDVLRRDEAGKLSYHELLGELAEGAAKRVLPAEIRLSIRQVALHRSEDAADQGVPTAAE, encoded by the coding sequence ATGACCCGCTCCCCGTTCCGCCGTCTTGTGTTTGGCACCCTGCGCCGACTGTTGTACCTCTGGGTTCGCTCCGAGACCATCAACCAGTCGTCCTTCACCCTCAACCTCGACCGCAGTCGTCCGGTGTTCTACGTCCTGCAAGATCCTTCGCTCACCGATCTGGCGGTGCTCGACACCGAGTGCACCAAGGCCGGCCTGCCACGTCCGGTGCTGCCCGTCTCGGTGGGCGGCCTGCTGGAGCCGGCGGCGTTTTTCTACCTGACGCCGGCGCCGGACTGGCTAGGGCGCCAGGACAAACGCGGTGCGCCGCCGACCCTGACGCGGCTGGTCGACGAACTGACCCACAACGCCGCCGAAGACGCCCAGATCATTCCGGTCAGCGTCTTCTGGGGCCAGTCGCCCGACAGCGAATCCAGCCCCTGGAAGCTGCTGTTCGCCGACAGCTGGGCGGTCACCGGGCGCCTGCGCCGCTTGCTGAGCATCATGATTCTCGGGCGCAAGACGCGGGTGCAGTTCTCCGCGCCAATTCATCTGCGCGAACTGATCGAGCACGACAAAGGCCATGAACGCACCGTGCGCATGGCCCAGCGGATCCTGCGGGTGCACTTCCGCAATCTGAAAGCAGCGGTGATCGGCCCGGACATTTCCCACCGGCGCAACCTGGTCAAGGGGCTGCTGAACCAGCCGCTGGTCAAGCAGGCCATTCTCGAAGAGGCCGAGCGGGAAAAGATCCCGGCCGAAAAAGCCAAGGCGCAGGCCCTGCGTTATGGCAATGAGATTGCCTCGGACTACACCTACACCGCGATCCGCTTCCTGGAAGTGGTGCTGAGCTGGTTCTGGAACAAGATCTACGATGGCATCAAGGTCAACCACATCGAAGGCGTGCAGAACGTTGCCCAAGGCCACGAAGTTATCTACGTACCCTGCCATCGCAGCCATATCGACTACCTGCTGCTGTCATACCTGCTGTTTCGCAATGGCCTGACCCCACCGCACATTGCCGCCGGCATCAACCTCAACATGCCGGTGATCGGCGGCCTGCTGCGCCGTGGCGGCGCGTTTTTCATGCGTCGCACATTCAAGGGCAACCCGCTTTACACCGCCGTGTTCAACGAATACCTGCACACGCTGTTCACCAAGGGTTTCCCGGTGGAGTACTTCGTCGAAGGCGGCCGTTCGCGGACAGGACGCATGCTGCAGCCGAAGACCGGCATGCTCGCCATTACCCTGCGTAGCTTTTTGCGCTCCTCGCGCATGCCGATCGTCTTCGTGCCGGTGTACATCGGTTATGAGCGCGTGCTGGAAGGCCGCACCTACCTCGGTGAACTGCGGGGTGCGAGCAAGAAGAAGGAGTCGATCTTCGACATCTTCAAGGTCATCGGCGCCCTCAAGCAACGCTTTGGCCAGGTCGCGGTGAACTTCGGCGAGCCAATCAAGCTGGCGGAGTTCCTCGACGGCGAACAACCCGGCTGGCGCCAGCAGGAACTCGGACCGCAATTCAAACCCGACTGGCTCAACGCGACCACCAACCGCCTCGGCGAACGTGTCGCCCGCCACCTGAACGAAGCCGCGGCCATCAACCCGGTCAACCTGGTCGCGCTCGCGCTGCTGTCCACCAGCCGTCTGGCCCTGGACGATCACGCCATGGCCCGCGTGCTGGACCTGTACCTCGCGTTGCTGCGCAAAGTGCCGTACTCGCCGCACACCACCTTGCCCGAAGGCGACGGCCAGGCGCTGATCGAGCACGTCAAAGGCATGGACCTGCTGTCGGAACAGAAGGATGCCCTGGGCAAGATTCTGTATCTGGATGAGCAGAACGCAGTGCTGATGACCTACTACCGCAACAATGTCCTGCACATCTTCGCCCTGCCGGCGCTGCTCGCCAGTTTCTTCCAGAGCAGCTCGCGCATGAGTCGCGAACAGATCCTTCGCTACACCCGGGCCTTGTACCCCTACCTGCAATCGGAGCTGTTCATCCGCTGGTCGCTGGAAGAACTGGACGCGGTGGTCGACCAGTGGCTCGACGCGTTCGTCGAGCAGGGCCTGCTGCGTTTCGAAAAAGATCTCTACCTGCGCCCGGCGCCGAGTTCGCGGCATTTCGTGCTGTTGACGCTGCTGTCGAAAAGCATCGCCCAGACCTTGCAACGCTTCTACATGACCGTCTCGCTGCTGCTCAACAGCGGGCAGAACAGCATCAGCGCCGAAGAACTGGAAGACCTCTGCACCGTCATGGCCCAGCGCCTGTCGATCCTGCATGGGCTGAACGCACCGGAGTTCTTCGACAAGAGCCTGTTCCGCCACTTCATCCAGACGATGCTCGACCTCGATGTCCTGCGGCGCGACGAAGCAGGCAAGCTGAGCTATCACGAACTGCTCGGCGAGCTGGCCGAAGGCGCGGCCAAGCGGGTGCTGCCGGCGGAAATTCGCCTGTCGATCCGCCAGGTGGCGTTGCACCGCAGCGAAGATGCGGCGGATCAGGGCGTTCCGACGGCTGCGGAGTGA
- a CDS encoding cold shock domain-containing protein, which produces MAARETGSVKWFNDAKGYGFIQREGGADVFVHYRAIRGDGHRSLTEGQQVEYAVVEGQKGLQAEDVVGL; this is translated from the coding sequence ATGGCAGCACGCGAAACTGGCAGTGTGAAGTGGTTCAACGACGCCAAGGGTTATGGCTTCATCCAGCGCGAAGGCGGGGCGGATGTGTTCGTCCACTACCGCGCGATCCGTGGCGACGGCCACCGTTCACTGACCGAAGGCCAGCAGGTCGAATACGCGGTGGTGGAAGGGCAGAAGGGCTTGCAGGCTGAGGATGTGGTGGGGTTGTAA
- a CDS encoding Na+/H+ antiporter — MQSAYTVLILLMLVGVSRLVGRLIPLPLPLVQIAAGAVLAWPSLGLHVALDPELFLFLFLPPLLFSDGWRMPKRELWRLRGPVLTLAVGLVLFTVVGAGYFIHWLLPSIPLPVAFALAAVLSPTDAVAVSAIARDRLPAPLMHMLQGEALMNDASGLVTFKFAVAAAITGVFSLASASLTFVLVAVGGLLVGVALSWLVGRLRAWMIARGWDDPATHVVFMLLLPFAAYVLAERLGASGILSAVAAGMMQSWLDLLPRQTGTRLLNRSVWALLEFAFNGLIFLLLGLQLPDIIKAVTSHETTLWPMLFYRCLDVVAIFLVLLVLRFVWVQSIWRLSGLLRRWRGKGELTLVPTARSCWLLTFGGVRGAVTLAGVMSVPLLLGAGEAFPERDLLIFIAAGVILLSLVAACIALPLLLRGVEKGPDDKRRNEVREAWRKTAEAAIHALEVEEPAETAAPDAATAALATEVKARLMSEYRHQLEVFNDSAEAQALAFEMDLLERRLRLKAYRAQRLELYRLSREHQIGDDVLREVLAELDLAEANLRLGK; from the coding sequence ATGCAAAGCGCCTATACCGTCCTGATCCTGTTGATGCTGGTGGGCGTCTCGCGCCTGGTCGGACGATTGATCCCGCTGCCGTTGCCCCTGGTGCAGATCGCTGCTGGCGCCGTGCTGGCCTGGCCGTCGCTGGGGCTGCACGTGGCCCTTGATCCCGAGTTGTTCCTGTTTCTGTTCCTCCCGCCGTTGCTGTTCTCTGACGGCTGGCGCATGCCCAAGCGGGAACTGTGGCGCCTGCGCGGGCCGGTCCTGACGCTGGCGGTCGGGCTGGTGTTGTTCACGGTGGTCGGGGCGGGTTATTTCATCCATTGGTTGTTGCCGAGCATTCCGTTGCCGGTGGCCTTCGCCCTGGCAGCGGTGCTGTCGCCGACCGACGCGGTGGCCGTGTCGGCAATTGCCCGGGACCGCTTGCCCGCGCCGTTGATGCACATGCTCCAGGGCGAGGCGCTGATGAACGATGCGTCGGGCCTGGTGACTTTCAAGTTCGCTGTGGCGGCGGCCATCACCGGGGTGTTTTCCCTGGCCAGTGCCAGCCTGACTTTTGTCTTGGTCGCTGTCGGTGGCCTGCTGGTAGGCGTGGCCCTGAGTTGGCTGGTGGGCCGTCTGCGGGCTTGGATGATCGCCCGGGGCTGGGACGACCCCGCTACCCATGTGGTGTTCATGCTGTTGCTGCCGTTTGCCGCTTATGTGCTGGCTGAACGCCTGGGCGCCTCGGGCATTCTCTCGGCGGTGGCGGCGGGGATGATGCAGAGCTGGCTTGACTTGCTGCCGCGCCAGACCGGCACGCGGTTGCTCAATCGCAGCGTCTGGGCGCTGTTGGAATTTGCCTTCAATGGCTTGATTTTCTTGCTGCTGGGCTTGCAGTTGCCAGACATCATCAAGGCCGTGACCAGCCACGAGACCACGTTGTGGCCGATGTTGTTCTATCGCTGCCTGGATGTGGTGGCGATTTTCCTGGTGCTGCTGGTGTTGCGTTTTGTCTGGGTGCAAAGCATCTGGCGCTTGTCCGGGCTGTTGCGCCGTTGGCGCGGCAAGGGCGAGTTGACCCTGGTGCCGACCGCGCGCTCTTGCTGGTTGCTGACGTTTGGCGGCGTGCGCGGGGCGGTAACGCTGGCGGGCGTGATGTCAGTGCCGTTGCTGTTGGGGGCGGGTGAGGCGTTTCCCGAGCGCGACTTGCTGATCTTCATCGCTGCGGGGGTGATTCTGCTGTCACTGGTCGCCGCTTGCATCGCTTTGCCCCTGCTGTTGCGCGGCGTCGAGAAGGGGCCGGACGACAAGCGCCGCAACGAAGTCCGTGAGGCTTGGCGTAAAACCGCTGAAGCGGCGATTCATGCCTTGGAAGTGGAGGAGCCCGCCGAGACAGCCGCGCCTGACGCGGCCACGGCGGCTCTGGCGACGGAGGTCAAGGCGCGGCTGATGTCCGAGTATCGTCATCAGCTTGAGGTGTTCAACGACTCGGCCGAAGCCCAGGCGCTGGCGTTCGAGATGGACTTGCTGGAGCGCCGATTGCGTTTGAAGGCGTACCGAGCGCAGCGGTTGGAGTTGTATCGGCTCAGTCGTGAGCACCAGATTGGCGATGATGTGTTGCGTGAGGTGCTGGCGGAGTTGGATTTGGCGGAGGCCAATTTGCGCTTGGGCAAATAA
- a CDS encoding SufE family protein produces MSLPADAAAALRIFQDASGWEQRARLLMQWGDRLPPLSDADKCEANLVNGCESQVWLVGRLHDGHWQFSASSDARLIRGLVALLLARVNGLSAEDLRQVDLPDWFNQLGLSRQLSPSRSNGLNAVLKRMRELAG; encoded by the coding sequence ATGAGCCTGCCGGCCGATGCCGCTGCGGCGCTGCGGATTTTTCAGGACGCCTCCGGCTGGGAGCAACGCGCCCGGCTGCTGATGCAGTGGGGCGATCGCTTGCCACCGCTGAGCGATGCAGACAAGTGCGAGGCCAACCTCGTCAACGGCTGTGAAAGCCAGGTGTGGCTGGTGGGTCGGCTGCATGATGGGCACTGGCAGTTTTCCGCCAGCAGCGATGCGCGCTTGATACGCGGGTTGGTGGCGTTGTTGCTGGCGCGGGTCAACGGGTTGTCGGCTGAGGATTTGCGCCAGGTCGACTTGCCGGACTGGTTCAATCAGTTGGGGTTGTCACGGCAGCTGTCGCCTTCGCGCAGCAATGGCTTGAATGCGGTGTTGAAGCGGATGCGCGAGCTGGCTGGATAA
- the tcdA gene encoding tRNA cyclic N6-threonylcarbamoyladenosine(37) synthase TcdA, with amino-acid sequence MSTEDPRFAGIARLYGIEGLERLRAAHVAIVGVGGVGSWAAEAIARCGVGEISLFDLDDVCVSNANRQLHALDSTVGKPKVEVMAERLRGINPDCTVHAVADFVTRDTMAEYITPNIDCVIDCIDSVNAKAALIAWCKRRKIQIITTGGAGGQIDPTLIQVCDLNRTFNDPLASKVRSTLRRDYGFSRTVTRHYSVPCVFSTEQLRYPKPDGSICLQKSFVGDGVKLDCAGGFGAVMMVTATFGMVAATKAVDKIVAGVRRPADRLKPEV; translated from the coding sequence ATGAGTACAGAAGATCCACGGTTCGCCGGCATCGCCCGTTTGTATGGCATCGAAGGCCTGGAGCGCCTGCGGGCGGCCCATGTGGCGATTGTCGGCGTCGGCGGCGTTGGTTCCTGGGCGGCGGAAGCCATTGCCCGTTGTGGCGTGGGCGAGATTTCGCTGTTCGACCTGGATGACGTCTGCGTCAGCAACGCCAACCGTCAGCTGCACGCCCTGGACAGCACTGTCGGCAAGCCCAAGGTCGAGGTGATGGCCGAGCGGCTGCGGGGGATCAACCCCGATTGCACCGTGCACGCGGTGGCCGACTTTGTCACCCGCGACACCATGGCCGAGTACATCACGCCGAACATCGACTGCGTGATCGACTGCATCGACAGCGTCAACGCCAAGGCTGCGTTGATCGCCTGGTGCAAGCGCCGCAAGATCCAGATCATCACCACCGGCGGCGCGGGCGGGCAGATCGACCCGACGCTGATCCAGGTCTGCGACCTCAACCGTACGTTCAACGATCCGCTGGCCTCCAAGGTGCGCTCCACCTTGCGCCGCGACTACGGTTTCTCGCGCACGGTGACCCGTCATTACAGCGTGCCCTGCGTGTTTTCCACCGAGCAATTGCGCTATCCGAAACCGGACGGCAGCATCTGCCTGCAGAAGAGTTTTGTCGGCGACGGCGTCAAGCTCGACTGCGCTGGCGGGTTTGGCGCGGTGATGATGGTCACCGCGACGTTCGGCATGGTCGCGGCGACCAAGGCTGTGGACAAGATCGTCGCGGGTGTGCGGCGGCCGGCGGACCGGCTTAAGCCCGAGGTTTGA
- a CDS encoding aminotransferase class V-fold PLP-dependent enzyme, producing the protein MLIQSSWRADFPALAALQRQGQTYLDNAATTQKPQALLDALAHYYANGAANVHRAQHLPGALATQAFEDSRLKVSQWLNAGNCGQIVFTHGATSALNLLAYGLEHLFNPGDEIVISALEHHANLLPWQQLAERRSLALVVLPLDADGVIDTEAAARLIGPRTRLLAVSQLSNVLGTWQPVPALLAMAKAQGALTVVDGAQGVVHGRHDVEALGCDFYVFSSHKLYGPEGLGVLFGRTEALAQLRHWQFGGEMVQTADYHSATFRPAPLGFEAGTPPTASVIGLGATLDYLSDLDGQAVIDHETALHDYLLHGLLARNGVRLVGNPQLALVSFGVEGVHNADLAHLLTEQGIAVRAGHHCAMPLFKQLKLSGAIRVSLALYNDSADIERFFEALDQALEMLR; encoded by the coding sequence ATGTTGATTCAATCCTCCTGGCGTGCCGATTTTCCGGCCCTCGCCGCCCTGCAACGGCAAGGCCAGACCTATCTGGACAACGCCGCCACCACACAGAAACCCCAAGCCCTGCTCGACGCCCTGGCGCATTACTACGCCAACGGCGCGGCCAACGTGCACCGGGCGCAACATCTGCCCGGTGCACTGGCCACCCAGGCGTTCGAGGACAGCCGGCTCAAGGTTTCCCAGTGGCTCAATGCGGGAAATTGCGGACAGATCGTTTTTACCCACGGCGCCACGTCGGCGCTGAACCTGCTGGCCTATGGGCTGGAACACCTGTTCAACCCGGGCGATGAGATTGTCATCAGCGCCCTCGAACATCACGCCAACCTGCTGCCCTGGCAGCAACTGGCCGAGCGCCGCTCGCTGGCGCTGGTGGTGCTGCCCCTGGATGCCGACGGGGTGATCGATACGGAGGCCGCCGCCAGGCTGATCGGTCCGCGCACCCGCCTGCTGGCGGTGAGCCAGTTGTCCAACGTGCTTGGCACCTGGCAACCGGTGCCGGCGCTGCTGGCGATGGCCAAGGCGCAAGGTGCGCTGACGGTGGTCGATGGCGCCCAGGGCGTGGTCCACGGTCGCCATGATGTGGAAGCGCTGGGCTGCGATTTCTATGTATTTTCCAGCCACAAGCTTTACGGTCCCGAAGGCCTGGGCGTGCTGTTCGGACGTACCGAAGCCCTCGCTCAATTGCGTCATTGGCAGTTCGGCGGCGAAATGGTGCAAACGGCTGATTACCACAGCGCCACGTTCCGCCCGGCGCCGTTGGGTTTCGAAGCCGGCACGCCGCCCACCGCCAGCGTGATCGGCCTGGGAGCGACGCTCGACTACCTGTCCGATCTCGACGGGCAGGCGGTTATCGATCACGAAACCGCACTGCACGATTATCTGCTTCACGGCCTGCTGGCGCGCAACGGCGTGCGGCTGGTGGGCAACCCACAACTGGCGCTGGTCAGCTTCGGCGTCGAAGGCGTTCATAACGCCGATCTGGCGCATCTGTTGACCGAGCAAGGCATCGCCGTGCGCGCCGGGCATCACTGTGCGATGCCGCTGTTCAAGCAATTGAAGCTTTCCGGGGCGATTCGTGTATCGCTGGCGCTGTACAACGACTCCGCCGATATCGAGCGGTTCTTCGAGGCGCTGGATCAGGCCCTGGAGATGCTGCGATGA
- a CDS encoding arsenate reductase — protein sequence MKKARTWLDEHAVHYDFHDYKTAGIDREHLTQWCNEHGWQVVLNRAGTTFRKLDDERKADLDQTKAIELMLAQPSMIKRPVLDLGDRTLIGFKPDIYAAEIK from the coding sequence ATGAAAAAAGCCCGCACCTGGCTCGATGAACACGCGGTGCACTATGACTTTCACGATTACAAGACTGCCGGCATCGACCGTGAGCACCTGACCCAATGGTGCAACGAGCATGGCTGGCAAGTGGTGTTGAACCGTGCCGGTACGACCTTTCGCAAACTCGACGACGAACGCAAAGCCGATCTCGACCAGACGAAAGCCATCGAACTGATGCTCGCCCAACCCTCGATGATCAAGCGCCCGGTGCTCGATCTCGGTGACCGAACCCTGATTGGCTTCAAGCCAGATATCTATGCGGCAGAGATCAAGTAA